The Arcobacter roscoffensis genome segment TTTAGATAAGATATATACCTCACCTTTAAATACAGTATGTGGAGTAATAGATCCTGGCTTAACAAGAACTTGTCCTCTTTGTACGTCTTCTTTTTTAATACCTCTTAAAAGAATACCTGCATTATCACCAGCTTCAGCGTAATCCATTTCTTTTCTGAACATTTCAATACCTGTAACTGTAGTAGTTTGAGTATCTTTTAATCCAACGATTTCAATAGTATCACCTAATCTAACAGTACCTTGGTTAATAGCACCAGTTACAACTGTACCTCTACCTGCAATTGAGAATACATCTTCAACAGGCATTAAGTAATCTTTATCAGTAGATCTTTCTGGAGTTGGAATATAAGCATCAACTTCAGCCATTAAGTTATAAATCTTTTCAGACCATTCACCAGCTGTACCAGCTTTAGCTTCTTCTAATGCTTGGAATGCAGAACCTGCAACGATTGGAGTATCATCACCTGGGAAGTCATACTCAGAAAGTAATTCTCTTACTTCCATTTCAACTAATTCTAACATTTCTTCTTTATCTTCGTCATCTAATTGATCTTCTTTGTTTAAGAATACAACGATGTATGGAACACCAACTTGCTTAGATAATAAGATATGCTCTCTTGTTTGAGCCATTGGTCCATCAGTTGAAGCAATAACTAAAATAGCACCATCCATTTGTGCAGCACCTGTAATCATGTTCTTAACATAATCGGCGTGACCTGGACAATCTACGTGAGCGTAGTGTCTAGTTTCAGTTTCATACTCAACGTGAGAAGTAGCAATAGTAATTCCTCTTTCTCTTTCCTCTGGAGCATTATCAATTTGATCATAATCCATTGTAGCTTGACCATTCTTAAGCCCTAAACACATAGTGATAGCTGCTGTTAATGTAGTTTTACCGTGGTCAACGTGACCAATAGTACCGATATTTACGTGCGGTTTCGATCTTTCGAATTTTTCTTTTGCCATAAAATTCCCCTTCTAAATTTGTGGTTATAGCCCTCTGAGTAGATAAGCCCATTAGCTTCTCTATTCAGAGGGGATTACTATTATTTGTTTTGTGACGTGTATTATATTTAAAAAATACTAAAATTTAACTTTAATGGGAGTGTTTTATGTATAGAGTTATAAAAAATATGTGCTTATAACTCAGCTCCCAGTAAACAATAAAATAAATGGAGCGGGAGACGAGACTCGAACTCGCGACAATCTGCTTGGAAGGCAGAGGCTCTAGCCAACTGAGCTACTCCCGCATCATTTAAGTGGTGGTGAGGGAAGGATTCGAACCTTCGAAGCCGTAGGCGGCGGATTTACAATCCGCAGGATTTGACCACTCTCCAACCTCACCGATAAAAAAATTATTGTTCTGGTCAAGCGCTGGTCTTCAAGACTTACGCACGACAATTATTAAAAAATGGAGCTGGTGAAGGGACTTGAACCCCCGACCTGCTGATTACAAATCAGCTGCTCTAGCCAACTGAGCTACACCAGCGCCAATAAATTTGAATGGTGGTTCGAGGCAGAATCGAACTGCCGACACAAGGATTTTCAATCCTTTGCTCTACCGACTGAGCTATCGAACCCTCTCAAATTGGAGTGAAAGTATACACATTAGTTTATTAATTTTCCCTTAAAGTAAAAACCAATCTTTTAAATTCTTCTCCTCTTTGCTTGTATGAGTTAAATTGATCCAAAGAGGCAGCCGATGGAGACAGCATTGCAAGGCTTTTTTGATTATGTGATTTATCTATTAATTTTACTGCGTTTTCTAAAATTTTACATTCATATGCAGTTAAGTTGTATTCATTTGATAAAGAAACTAGTTTATTTGTATTGCTTCCTATTGCATAAATTGTAATATTATACTCTTTAATATGCTCAAAAAGTGGTTTTAAATCAGCTCCTTTATCGTCTCCACCCAAAATTAAATGGATTTTTTCTTCTTTATAAGGTCTAAGAGCATTTATAGTTGCATCAACATTTGTAGCTTTACTATCATCTATCCATAATCTATTATGATTATCTTTAAACTCTTCTACTTTATGCTTGTCTACAATATATGTATTTATATTTTCATAATCAATTACATCAAAAAGAATCTTTTTAGAACATAATGCCAATAAAGCATCTAATAAAAAAGGTTCTTTAAATTTTATCTTTGATTTGTCAATATTGAATTTATCACATAAATCATCACTGTTCTTATATGTAATTAACTTAGCATCAGTTTTTATATATGAGTATTCTTCTGGAATTATCGCTATTTCACCCTCACCCATCATTGATATTGGTTTTAATTTTGCATTTTTGTACTCTTCAAATGAACCATGCCATGAAATATGATCCTCTGATATTGGAAGAAGTAAATATAGATTTGGTTTTGCTTTATTTGTATAATGAAAAGTAAAAGAAGATGTCTCTAGAATCCATATGGCACTATCAAGTGGAAGTTTTGATGTTGGAGTACCTATGTTACCCCCACATACACTATTTTTTTCTTTAAGTATATGTTGACACATTTGTGTTGTAGTTGTTTTTCCATTTGTTCCACTTATCCAAATCGAAAAGGGCATACTCTCACTAAATAAATCATAATCACTTATAATATTTTTAGAGTTTTTAATCATCTCATTATGAGGTGGAATACCTGGACTTACAACTGTTAATTCACTACTTTGTTTATCATAATGATGAAAATCACTTTCATCATATAATAAAGCATTTGGGAACTTTTCTTTAATTGCTTGGGCTGTTAAGCCCTTGCCTAATACTCTTATTTCTTTTTGATAATCCATGCTCTACCTAATTTTTAAACTCATTAATGCAAAAAGATTTGTCATAAAAGATATAATCCAAAATCTAACAATGATTTTATTTTCTTTCCAGCCCTTTTCCTCAAAATGATGATGAATAGGTGCCATTAAAAAAACTCTTTTTTGTCTTAATTTATATGACCCAACTTGTAAAATTACAGATACTGTTTCTAGTACAAAAATAAACCCTATTAGTAATAATAGTATTTCTGATTTAGCAACTATTGCCATATATCCCATAAATGCTCCAATAGGAAGAGAACCGCTATCACCCATGAATACTTGTGCAGGATGAGAGTTAAACCATAAGAATGCTATTAGAGCTCCTGAAATTGCTGCACCCATTACAGCTAGTTCTCCTGCAATTTGAATATTTGGAAGAAGTAAATAGCCTGCAATTATTGCATGACCTGTAACATATACCAAAGCAGATAGTGTAAAAAATGCCATAATAGAAGGAACTGTAGCCAAACCATCTAATCCGTCCGTTAAATTAACAGCATTAGAAGTAGCAACTAATACCAATACCCAAAAGCCTAAAGAGAATATCCCCATATCAAATAAAGGAAGTTTATAAAATGGTGTATATAAAGTTGTAGTATGTTCATAAAAATATAGAACAAGAATTACTATCATTGCACTTAATATTTGAAGCAGTAACTTACCTTTAGCACTTAATCCTGCATCATTTTTGTCATTTGATATTTTTGAATAATCATCTTGAATACCAATAAGTGAAAATAAAGCAATTGTTAAAAGTCCACCAACAATATAAAAGTTATTTAATTTAGCTGTTAATATAGTTGCAACAATAGTAGCAATAATAAATACAATGCCACCCATAGTAGGTGTTCCTACTTTCACTTTATGTGAATCAGGTGCTAAATCATAAATAGGTTGAGATGCTTTTTTTGATTTAGCCCAAGCGATAAATTTAGGCATTAAATACATTGTAAGCAAAAAAGCAATAAAAAAACTAATACCAGCTCTTACTGATATATATTGAAAGATATTAATATCTAGGTGTCTGTAAAACCAATAAAACAATTTAAACCTTCATTTTGTATTAAAATAGATGATATGTTTTCAGCAAACATATTCCTATATTTTGATATAATCCATGCGATTATATTATATTATAGTTTTTAAAAGGTTTAAACAATGGCAAATAAGACAATTCTAGTAATTACTGATGGTATTGGTCACAATGATTCTAATGACTTCAATGCTTTCTCAAATGCACATACTCCTACTTACGATTATTTATTTGAAAATACACCATTTTCGTATATTCATACATATGGTAAACACGTAGGATTACCTGATGGACAAATGGGAAATTCAGAAGTTGGACATATGACAATTGGAAGTGGTAGAACTTTATATCAAGATTTAGTAAAAATCAATATTGCATTAGAAGAGAATACTTTAAAAGATAATAGTGTATTAAAAGATACATTAGATAAATCAAATGATATACATTTAGTAGGACTTTTAAGTGATGGCGGAGTTCACTCTCATATTGAACATATTATAGGCATGGCAAAAATTGCAAAGTCTAATAATAAAAAAGTATTTATTCATATAATCACTGATGGTAGAGACGTTGCACCTGATTGTGCTAATAAATATGTACAAGAAATAATAGATATTTGTGATGAAGATATCAATATAGCAACAATTTCTGGAAGATATTACTCTATGGATAGAGACCAAAGATGGGATAGAGTTCAAAAAGGTCATGATGCAATTGCTCTTGGTTTACCAAAAACAAATAAGTCTCCTACTGATTATGTAAATGATTCATACAAAGAAGATATATATGATGAGTTTTTAATTCCATGTGCTTTTGAAGGATATAATGGTTTGAAAGAAAATGATGGAATTATTTTCTGTAATTTTAGAAGTGATAGAATGAGAGAATTATCATCTGCACTTGGTGATGAAAATTTTTCTGCCTTTCCAAGATTTGCGAATAAATTAAATCTTGCAACAATGACACAATATGATAAGAACCTGCCATTACCTGTACTATTTCCAAAAGAAGCACCGAAAAATACTTTAGCA includes the following:
- the gpmI gene encoding 2,3-bisphosphoglycerate-independent phosphoglycerate mutase, producing MANKTILVITDGIGHNDSNDFNAFSNAHTPTYDYLFENTPFSYIHTYGKHVGLPDGQMGNSEVGHMTIGSGRTLYQDLVKINIALEENTLKDNSVLKDTLDKSNDIHLVGLLSDGGVHSHIEHIIGMAKIAKSNNKKVFIHIITDGRDVAPDCANKYVQEIIDICDEDINIATISGRYYSMDRDQRWDRVQKGHDAIALGLPKTNKSPTDYVNDSYKEDIYDEFLIPCAFEGYNGLKENDGIIFCNFRSDRMRELSSALGDENFSAFPRFANKLNLATMTQYDKNLPLPVLFPKEAPKNTLAEVISNAGLKQLHTAETEKYAHVTFFFNGGVEEPLLNESRVLIPSPSVATYDLQPEMSAPQVGEAVIKAMDEDTDFIVVNFANGDMVGHTGVFEAGIKAVEAVDKELGLILEKAKQKDYNLVLTSDHGNCEMMRDEDGNTLTNHTVGDVFCFVVAKEVKKVKNGSLNNIAPTVLKLMNLEIPEEMDEALV
- the tuf gene encoding elongation factor Tu, whose protein sequence is MAKEKFERSKPHVNIGTIGHVDHGKTTLTAAITMCLGLKNGQATMDYDQIDNAPEERERGITIATSHVEYETETRHYAHVDCPGHADYVKNMITGAAQMDGAILVIASTDGPMAQTREHILLSKQVGVPYIVVFLNKEDQLDDEDKEEMLELVEMEVRELLSEYDFPGDDTPIVAGSAFQALEEAKAGTAGEWSEKIYNLMAEVDAYIPTPERSTDKDYLMPVEDVFSIAGRGTVVTGAINQGTVRLGDTIEIVGLKDTQTTTVTGIEMFRKEMDYAEAGDNAGILLRGIKKEDVQRGQVLVKPGSITPHTVFKGEVYILSKEEGGRHTPFFSGYRPQFYVRTTDVTGSCALPEGTEMVMPGDNVEMTVTLVAPIALDKGTKFAIREGGRTVGAGVVAEIIE
- the murD gene encoding UDP-N-acetylmuramoyl-L-alanine--D-glutamate ligase — encoded protein: MDYQKEIRVLGKGLTAQAIKEKFPNALLYDESDFHHYDKQSSELTVVSPGIPPHNEMIKNSKNIISDYDLFSESMPFSIWISGTNGKTTTTQMCQHILKEKNSVCGGNIGTPTSKLPLDSAIWILETSSFTFHYTNKAKPNLYLLLPISEDHISWHGSFEEYKNAKLKPISMMGEGEIAIIPEEYSYIKTDAKLITYKNSDDLCDKFNIDKSKIKFKEPFLLDALLALCSKKILFDVIDYENINTYIVDKHKVEEFKDNHNRLWIDDSKATNVDATINALRPYKEEKIHLILGGDDKGADLKPLFEHIKEYNITIYAIGSNTNKLVSLSNEYNLTAYECKILENAVKLIDKSHNQKSLAMLSPSAASLDQFNSYKQRGEEFKRLVFTLREN
- the mraY gene encoding phospho-N-acetylmuramoyl-pentapeptide-transferase; translated protein: MFYWFYRHLDINIFQYISVRAGISFFIAFLLTMYLMPKFIAWAKSKKASQPIYDLAPDSHKVKVGTPTMGGIVFIIATIVATILTAKLNNFYIVGGLLTIALFSLIGIQDDYSKISNDKNDAGLSAKGKLLLQILSAMIVILVLYFYEHTTTLYTPFYKLPLFDMGIFSLGFWVLVLVATSNAVNLTDGLDGLATVPSIMAFFTLSALVYVTGHAIIAGYLLLPNIQIAGELAVMGAAISGALIAFLWFNSHPAQVFMGDSGSLPIGAFMGYMAIVAKSEILLLLIGFIFVLETVSVILQVGSYKLRQKRVFLMAPIHHHFEEKGWKENKIIVRFWIISFMTNLFALMSLKIR